A genomic window from Planococcus rifietoensis includes:
- the wecB gene encoding non-hydrolyzing UDP-N-acetylglucosamine 2-epimerase — MTKKWKVMTIFGTRPEAIKMAPLVLELQKHPETIEPLVTVTAQHRQMLDQVLETFGITPDFDLNIMKDRQTLSDVTVRAMQGLDDVMKEAKPDIVLVHGDTTTTFAASLAALYNQISIGHVEAGLRTHNKYSPFPEEMNRQLTGVMADIHFAPTEKSAQNLRDENKKEETIYITGNTAIDALQTTVRDNYHHPVLDKIGSDRMILLTAHRRENLGEPMRNMFRAIKRLTEEHEDIQVVYPVHMNPAVREVADEVLGRDPRIHLIEPLEVLDFHNFAAQSYFILTDSGGVQEEAPSLGKPVLVLRDTTERPEGIDAGTLKLAGTDEETIYRLGKELLTDAAAYEAMSQASNPYGDGKASQRIVAALHKYFGEL; from the coding sequence GTGACGAAAAAATGGAAAGTGATGACGATTTTCGGCACACGTCCGGAAGCGATTAAAATGGCGCCTCTTGTACTGGAATTGCAGAAGCACCCAGAAACGATCGAACCGCTTGTGACTGTGACCGCACAGCATCGCCAAATGCTTGACCAAGTGCTCGAAACATTCGGCATCACCCCCGATTTTGATTTGAACATCATGAAAGACCGCCAAACCTTGAGTGATGTCACGGTGCGGGCTATGCAAGGCTTGGATGATGTGATGAAAGAAGCGAAACCGGATATCGTGCTGGTCCATGGAGATACGACGACAACATTCGCGGCAAGTTTGGCCGCTTTGTACAATCAAATCTCAATCGGGCATGTAGAAGCCGGGCTTCGGACCCACAATAAGTACTCTCCTTTCCCGGAAGAGATGAACCGCCAATTAACAGGTGTCATGGCGGACATCCATTTTGCGCCGACCGAGAAGTCTGCACAGAATCTGCGCGATGAGAATAAAAAAGAAGAAACCATCTATATTACGGGCAACACGGCAATCGATGCCTTGCAAACGACAGTGCGTGATAATTACCATCACCCGGTGCTTGATAAAATCGGCAGCGACCGCATGATCTTATTGACAGCGCATCGCCGTGAAAACCTCGGCGAGCCGATGCGCAATATGTTCCGTGCGATCAAACGCTTGACCGAAGAGCATGAAGATATCCAAGTGGTCTATCCGGTCCACATGAATCCGGCTGTCCGTGAAGTGGCAGATGAAGTGCTTGGGCGCGACCCGCGCATCCATTTGATCGAGCCGCTCGAAGTATTGGATTTCCATAACTTCGCAGCCCAGTCTTATTTCATCCTGACTGATTCGGGCGGGGTGCAGGAAGAAGCGCCATCTCTCGGTAAGCCTGTTTTGGTGTTGCGCGATACAACGGAACGGCCGGAAGGCATCGATGCCGGCACGTTGAAACTTGCCGGAACAGACGAAGAAACGATCTACCGCCTAGGCAAGGAATTGCTGACGGATGCGGCTGCCTATGAAGCGATGTCGCAAGCATCGAATCCATATGGCGACGGAAAAGCATCTCAGCGGATCGTGGCAGCTTTGCACAAGTATTTCGGCGAGTTGTAG
- the upp gene encoding uracil phosphoribosyltransferase gives MGKVFVFDHPLIQHKLTYIRDKSTGTKEFRELVDEISTLMAFEITRELPLQEIDVETPVQVAKSNVLAGKKLGIVPILRAGIGMVDGVLKLIPAAKVGHIGLYRDPETLQPVEYYFKMPSDVSERELIVVDPMLATGGSAIEAVNSLKKRGATKIKFMCIIAAPEGVEALQKAHPDVDIYIAALDEKLNEKGYIVPGLGDAGDRLFGTK, from the coding sequence ATCCGTTGATTCAGCATAAACTGACGTATATCCGCGACAAATCGACTGGAACAAAAGAATTCCGTGAATTGGTTGATGAGATTTCGACTTTAATGGCCTTTGAAATTACGCGTGAGCTTCCACTTCAAGAAATCGATGTGGAAACGCCGGTGCAAGTTGCCAAATCAAACGTCTTGGCCGGAAAGAAATTGGGCATCGTGCCGATTTTGCGTGCAGGAATTGGAATGGTTGATGGCGTCTTGAAATTGATTCCAGCGGCAAAGGTCGGCCATATCGGGTTGTACCGCGACCCAGAAACTTTGCAGCCAGTGGAATATTATTTTAAAATGCCTTCAGATGTCTCTGAACGGGAATTGATCGTCGTTGATCCGATGCTCGCGACAGGCGGTTCCGCGATTGAAGCGGTCAACTCGCTGAAAAAGCGCGGCGCGACAAAAATCAAGTTCATGTGCATCATCGCAGCTCCAGAAGGTGTGGAAGCTTTGCAAAAAGCACATCCGGATGTCGATATCTATATCGCAGCACTCGATGAAAAGCTCAACGAGAAAGGCTATATCGTGCCTGGCCTCGGCGATGCCGGAGATCGCTTGTTCGGAACAAAATAA
- the atpE gene encoding F0F1 ATP synthase subunit C — protein sequence MGLLAAAIAVGLAALGAGIGNGLIVSKTVEGIARQPEARGVLQTTMFIGVALVEALPIIAVVIAFIVMNR from the coding sequence ATGGGTTTATTAGCAGCAGCAATTGCAGTAGGATTAGCAGCACTAGGTGCAGGTATCGGTAACGGACTTATCGTTTCAAAAACAGTTGAAGGTATCGCTCGCCAGCCAGAAGCACGTGGCGTTCTTCAAACAACAATGTTTATCGGTGTAGCTTTGGTTGAGGCATTGCCGATCATCGCAGTAGTTATCGCGTTCATCGTAATGAACCGTTAA
- the atpB gene encoding F0F1 ATP synthase subunit A — MDHGAPMLEVFGIWFNLSNVMMLLVAALIVFLIAFFATRNLKLKPTGMQNFMEWVMDFVKGIIKSNMDWRDGGRFHVLGITLIMFIFVSNMLGLPFAVVVNGDLWWKSPTADPVVTMTLAATIIILSHYYGIKLKGLKGYSSDFLKPMPFLFPLKIIEEFANTLTLGLRLYGNIYAGEILLTLLAGLASASIFGFVGAILPMMAWQGFSIFIGAIQAFIFVMLTMVYLSHKVSEDH; from the coding sequence GTGGATCATGGCGCTCCAATGCTCGAGGTGTTCGGAATCTGGTTCAACCTATCGAACGTTATGATGCTGCTTGTAGCCGCTCTTATTGTTTTCCTGATCGCGTTCTTCGCTACCCGCAACTTGAAGCTGAAGCCAACAGGCATGCAGAACTTCATGGAATGGGTAATGGACTTTGTTAAAGGAATCATTAAAAGCAATATGGACTGGCGGGATGGCGGACGATTCCATGTTCTTGGAATTACGCTGATCATGTTCATCTTCGTTTCGAACATGCTCGGGCTCCCATTTGCTGTTGTCGTCAACGGAGACCTTTGGTGGAAATCACCAACAGCGGATCCAGTCGTGACAATGACATTGGCTGCAACAATCATCATCTTGAGCCATTATTATGGTATTAAGCTGAAAGGCTTGAAAGGCTACAGTTCAGATTTCCTGAAACCGATGCCGTTCTTGTTCCCGCTTAAAATCATTGAAGAATTCGCAAATACGCTGACACTCGGTCTGCGTCTTTACGGTAACATCTACGCTGGTGAGATCTTGCTTACTTTGTTGGCAGGGCTTGCTTCAGCAAGTATCTTCGGATTCGTCGGTGCAATCTTGCCGATGATGGCATGGCAAGGATTCTCGATCTTTATCGGGGCTATCCAAGCGTTCATTTTCGTTATGTTAACGATGGTTTATTTATCGCATAAAGTCAGCGAAGACCATTGA
- the atpA gene encoding F0F1 ATP synthase subunit alpha produces the protein MSIKAEEISNLIKQQIENYQSEMKVDEVGTVITIGDGIARAHGLDNIMAGELVEFSNGVMGMAQNLEANNVGIIILGPFADIKEGDEVRRTGRIMEVPVGQELIGRVVNPLGQPVDGLGPINTTKSRPIESPAQGVMARKSVHEPLQTGIKAIDALVPIGRGQRELIIGDRQTGKTSVAIDTILNQGDQDMICIYVAIGQKESTVRNVVETFRKNGALDYTIVVTASASQPAPLLYLAPYAGITMAEDFMFDGKHVLIVYDDLTKQASAYRELSLLLRRPPGREAYPGDVFYLHSRLLERAAKLNESLGSGSITALPFVETQAGDISSYIPTNVISITDGQIFLQSDLFFAGVRPAINAGLSVSRVGGSAQIKAMKKVAGTLRLDLAAYRELESFSQFGSDLDPATAAKLERGKRTVEVLKQDLNSPIKVEKQVVIFYALTRGFLDDIPVQDITRFEAELTSWLDTNHTNVLDTIRSTQGLPSDEEFGAAINEFKHTFAKSE, from the coding sequence ATGAGCATCAAAGCTGAAGAAATCAGCAATCTGATTAAGCAACAGATTGAAAACTATCAATCAGAGATGAAAGTTGACGAAGTCGGTACAGTTATCACAATTGGTGACGGTATCGCTCGCGCTCATGGCCTCGACAACATCATGGCTGGAGAACTTGTAGAATTCTCTAATGGTGTAATGGGTATGGCACAAAACTTGGAAGCCAACAACGTTGGTATCATCATCCTTGGGCCATTCGCAGACATCAAAGAAGGCGATGAAGTACGTCGAACTGGCCGTATTATGGAAGTACCGGTAGGGCAAGAACTTATCGGACGCGTAGTAAATCCACTAGGACAGCCAGTTGATGGCCTTGGACCGATCAACACGACTAAATCCCGTCCTATCGAAAGCCCAGCACAAGGCGTTATGGCACGTAAATCCGTGCACGAACCGCTTCAAACGGGTATTAAAGCAATCGACGCTCTTGTGCCAATCGGCCGTGGGCAGCGCGAATTGATCATCGGTGACCGTCAGACTGGTAAAACATCTGTCGCAATCGACACGATCTTGAACCAAGGCGACCAAGACATGATCTGTATTTACGTAGCAATCGGCCAAAAAGAGTCGACTGTCCGTAACGTTGTTGAGACGTTCCGCAAAAACGGTGCGCTTGACTACACGATCGTTGTTACAGCGTCTGCTTCACAACCAGCGCCACTTCTATACTTGGCTCCTTATGCCGGTATCACAATGGCTGAAGACTTCATGTTCGATGGCAAGCACGTTTTGATCGTCTATGATGATTTGACAAAACAAGCTTCCGCTTACCGTGAACTTTCACTCTTGCTTCGTCGTCCTCCGGGCCGTGAAGCTTACCCAGGTGACGTTTTCTACCTTCACTCACGCCTTCTTGAGCGCGCAGCGAAGTTGAACGAATCACTCGGATCAGGATCGATCACTGCATTGCCGTTCGTTGAAACGCAAGCAGGCGATATTTCCTCTTATATCCCAACAAACGTAATCTCGATTACGGATGGCCAGATCTTCCTTCAATCGGATCTTTTCTTCGCCGGTGTTCGCCCAGCGATCAACGCAGGTCTTTCTGTATCACGTGTAGGTGGTTCAGCTCAGATCAAAGCGATGAAGAAAGTTGCGGGTACATTGCGTCTTGACTTGGCAGCTTACCGTGAATTGGAGTCATTCTCCCAATTCGGTTCAGATCTTGACCCAGCGACAGCTGCAAAACTTGAGCGTGGTAAACGTACAGTTGAAGTACTCAAGCAAGACTTGAACAGCCCGATTAAAGTTGAAAAACAAGTTGTTATCTTCTACGCATTGACTCGTGGATTCCTCGACGATATCCCTGTACAAGACATCACTCGTTTCGAAGCTGAATTGACTAGCTGGTTGGATACAAACCACACAAATGTTTTGGATACCATCCGCTCAACTCAGGGATTGCCATCTGACGAAGAATTCGGCGCAGCAATCAACGAATTCAAGCACACATTCGCGAAATCAGAATAA
- a CDS encoding F0F1 ATP synthase subunit delta: MSQVAERYASALFQVAKEHNVTLEIEQDLREVRKVFKLTPELYQLIVSPKLSSDKRTNLINEVFQGVNTYVLNTLQMLGDRRRMNEISDMTQAYIKLSNEEQGIEDATVYSTRPLTEEETASLSTAFAKSIGKNSLRIENVIDPSLIGGLRLQIGNRIFDSSVSTKLARLQRQLIG, encoded by the coding sequence ATGAGCCAAGTCGCTGAGCGCTACGCATCGGCATTATTCCAGGTAGCCAAAGAACACAATGTGACTTTGGAAATCGAACAGGATCTCCGTGAAGTACGTAAAGTTTTCAAGTTGACTCCTGAACTTTACCAATTGATCGTGTCACCGAAACTTTCATCTGATAAGCGCACAAACCTCATCAACGAAGTATTTCAAGGCGTTAACACATACGTCTTGAATACACTTCAGATGTTGGGTGACCGCAGACGCATGAACGAAATCAGTGATATGACACAAGCATATATCAAGCTTTCGAACGAAGAGCAGGGAATTGAAGATGCAACAGTTTATTCGACTCGTCCATTGACGGAAGAAGAAACGGCATCTCTTTCCACAGCTTTCGCGAAAAGCATCGGCAAGAATTCTTTACGGATTGAAAACGTAATCGACCCATCATTGATCGGTGGATTGCGCCTTCAAATCGGAAACCGCATCTTTGACAGCAGCGTCAGCACGAAACTTGCCCGCTTGCAGCGTCAATTGATCGGCTAA
- the atpF gene encoding F0F1 ATP synthase subunit B: MFFDHLVLGATGEFLNIGDIIATLVIFLLLMALLKKFAWGPLMGVMQQREDLIASEIETAEKSRQESQQMLDEQRSLLKDARNQAQEIVENAKKQGEVSREEIITTARAESARMKESAVAEIANEREKAIAAVREEVVALSLLAATRVLDKEISEEDNRQLINETIAKAGEVQ, from the coding sequence GTGTTTTTTGATCACCTCGTACTCGGTGCAACCGGGGAGTTTTTGAATATTGGAGACATCATCGCAACATTGGTCATCTTTTTGCTCCTAATGGCCCTGTTGAAGAAATTTGCATGGGGTCCATTGATGGGCGTTATGCAGCAGCGTGAAGATCTGATCGCAAGTGAGATCGAAACTGCTGAAAAAAGCCGTCAGGAATCACAGCAAATGCTTGATGAGCAGCGCAGCCTTTTGAAGGATGCCCGCAACCAGGCGCAGGAAATCGTTGAAAATGCCAAGAAACAAGGCGAAGTTTCTCGTGAGGAAATCATTACGACAGCGCGTGCTGAATCTGCCCGCATGAAAGAATCCGCAGTGGCAGAAATTGCTAACGAGCGCGAAAAAGCGATCGCAGCAGTACGTGAAGAAGTTGTGGCTCTGTCCTTGTTGGCAGCTACGAGAGTATTGGACAAGGAAATCTCTGAGGAAGACAACCGTCAGTTGATTAACGAAACGATTGCGAAGGCAGGCGAAGTGCAATGA
- a CDS encoding AtpZ/AtpI family protein, whose amino-acid sequence MHPKKSPLQAMAIYSVILSQLVGSVLIGVFTGMWLDEQFGTAPLFLIICLLVGLSAGVWAMLQTVRKFESGDM is encoded by the coding sequence ATGCACCCGAAAAAAAGTCCCTTACAAGCAATGGCGATTTATTCCGTCATTCTCTCACAACTTGTCGGGTCCGTACTAATCGGAGTCTTTACAGGGATGTGGCTTGATGAGCAATTCGGAACCGCCCCGCTCTTTTTGATCATCTGCTTGCTCGTCGGCCTGAGTGCCGGGGTTTGGGCGATGCTTCAGACCGTCCGAAAATTCGAATCAGGAGACATGTAA
- a CDS encoding ATP synthase subunit I: MDGLQEIYKRLKRLMYFILAVFVLGWGVTPYPEVFAGLIVGSLFGIYNMWILVRRMEKFDRAVAEGSKVRSLGTALRFASGVAVVAIAILFAEHIHLVSAVIGLMIPYGLLLVERIVYHMKHH, encoded by the coding sequence ATGGATGGACTTCAAGAGATCTATAAAAGATTGAAGAGGCTGATGTATTTCATCCTCGCCGTGTTCGTTTTAGGGTGGGGAGTCACTCCTTATCCAGAAGTGTTCGCTGGCCTAATCGTCGGATCTCTGTTCGGCATTTATAATATGTGGATCCTGGTCCGGAGAATGGAAAAATTCGACCGGGCGGTGGCAGAAGGCTCAAAAGTCCGTTCTCTCGGAACGGCATTACGGTTTGCATCAGGTGTAGCCGTTGTGGCGATCGCTATTTTGTTCGCTGAGCACATACACTTGGTCAGTGCGGTAATCGGGTTGATGATCCCTTATGGTCTCCTTTTAGTGGAGCGGATCGTTTATCACATGAAACACCATTAA